From a region of the Solidesulfovibrio sp. genome:
- a CDS encoding ABC transporter ATP-binding protein produces MLEIAAIHTYYGNIQALRGVTLRIEAGEIVTLIGANGAGKTTTLMSISGVTPPRQGSITFLGQDVTRLSTERIVSLGITQVPEGRMIFPRLTVKENLLMGGYLRRDKDGLRADEEKVYDLFPVLRERRSQMGGTLSGGEQQMLAIGRALLARPKLLLLDEPSLGLAPLVVENIFEIIQQINADGVTVLLVEQNAQMALQIAHRGYVLETGALTLEGPAKDLLSDPKVRSAYLGLD; encoded by the coding sequence ATGCTTGAGATCGCGGCCATCCACACCTACTACGGCAATATCCAGGCCCTGCGCGGGGTGACCCTGCGCATCGAGGCCGGCGAGATCGTCACGCTGATTGGCGCCAACGGCGCCGGCAAGACCACCACCCTCATGAGCATCTCCGGCGTCACCCCGCCCAGGCAAGGCTCGATCACCTTTCTCGGCCAGGACGTCACCCGGTTGTCCACGGAGCGCATCGTGTCCCTGGGTATCACGCAAGTGCCCGAGGGGCGCATGATCTTCCCGCGCCTGACGGTCAAGGAAAACCTGCTCATGGGCGGCTATCTGCGCCGGGACAAGGACGGGCTGCGGGCCGACGAGGAAAAGGTCTACGACCTGTTTCCGGTCCTGCGCGAGCGGCGGTCCCAGATGGGCGGCACGCTCTCCGGCGGCGAGCAGCAGATGCTGGCCATCGGCCGGGCGCTGTTGGCCCGGCCCAAGCTCCTGCTCCTCGACGAGCCGTCGCTGGGGCTGGCGCCCCTGGTCGTGGAAAACATTTTCGAAATCATCCAGCAGATCAACGCCGACGGCGTGACCGTCCTTCTGGTCGAACAAAACGCCCAGATGGCCCTGCAGATCGCCCATCGCGGCTACGTGCTGGAAACCGGCGCCCTCACCCTGGAGGGGCCGGCCAAGGACCTTTTGAGCGACCCCAAGGTGCGCTCGGCCTATCTTGGCCTGGACTAG
- the guaA gene encoding glutamine-hydrolyzing GMP synthase produces the protein MPATDTVVILDFGSQYTQLIARRVREAGVYSEIHPCTVTAKDVAALGPKAIILSGGPSSVTDADAPPFDPAVFDLGLPTLCICYGMQLLAHTRPGGAVAASTDREYGRAELTILAEVPLFAGLPRDGAHTVWMSHGDKVTAPPAGYVVAARTKNVDIAALANVEARVYALQFHPEVAHTEDGERILHNFLFAVAGLTPGWSMAGFVETELAALREKVGEDEVVCALSGGVDSTVVAVMLHKAIGRKLHCIFVDNGLLRLGEGEEVAAYLREHFDLNLHYIDAARLFLDRLAGVTDPEVKRKIIGTTFIEVFEAEAAKLPKVKYLAQGTLYPDVIESVSFKGPSAVIKSHHNVGGLPEHMQLALIEPLRELFKDEVRKLAVELGMPDFIIWRHPFPGPGLAIRIIGEVTEERLEILRRTDKIVQNELVASGWYRKVWQGFAVLLPLKTVGVMGDGRTYENVAAIRVVDSLDAMTADWSRLPSELLASMSNRIINEVKGVNRVVFDVSSKPPSTIEWE, from the coding sequence ATGCCCGCCACTGACACCGTCGTCATCCTGGACTTCGGGTCCCAGTACACCCAGCTCATCGCCCGCCGCGTGCGCGAGGCTGGCGTGTACTCGGAAATCCATCCCTGTACCGTCACGGCCAAGGACGTCGCCGCCCTGGGTCCCAAGGCCATCATCCTGTCCGGCGGGCCGTCCAGCGTCACCGACGCCGACGCGCCGCCCTTCGACCCGGCCGTCTTCGACCTCGGCCTGCCGACGCTTTGCATCTGCTACGGCATGCAGCTGCTGGCCCATACCCGCCCCGGCGGGGCGGTGGCCGCCTCCACGGACCGCGAGTACGGCCGGGCCGAGCTGACCATCCTGGCCGAGGTGCCCCTTTTCGCCGGCCTGCCCCGGGACGGGGCTCACACCGTCTGGATGTCCCACGGCGACAAGGTGACCGCGCCGCCGGCCGGCTATGTCGTTGCCGCGCGCACCAAAAACGTGGACATCGCCGCCCTGGCCAATGTCGAAGCCCGCGTCTACGCCCTGCAGTTCCACCCCGAGGTGGCCCACACCGAGGACGGCGAACGCATCCTGCACAATTTCCTGTTTGCCGTCGCCGGCCTGACCCCGGGCTGGAGCATGGCCGGCTTCGTCGAGACGGAGCTTGCCGCCCTGCGGGAAAAAGTCGGCGAGGACGAGGTGGTCTGCGCCCTGTCCGGCGGCGTGGACTCCACCGTGGTCGCGGTCATGCTGCACAAGGCCATCGGCCGCAAGCTCCACTGCATCTTCGTGGACAACGGCCTGCTGCGCCTGGGCGAAGGCGAGGAAGTGGCCGCCTACCTGCGCGAGCACTTCGACCTCAACCTCCATTACATCGACGCCGCCCGGCTGTTCCTCGACCGCCTGGCCGGGGTCACCGACCCGGAAGTCAAGCGCAAGATCATCGGCACCACCTTCATCGAGGTCTTCGAGGCCGAGGCGGCCAAGCTCCCCAAGGTCAAGTACCTGGCCCAGGGCACGCTGTATCCCGACGTCATCGAGTCCGTGTCCTTCAAGGGCCCCTCGGCGGTCATCAAGAGCCACCACAACGTCGGGGGCTTGCCCGAGCACATGCAATTGGCGCTCATCGAGCCCTTGCGGGAGCTGTTCAAGGACGAAGTCCGCAAACTCGCCGTGGAGCTCGGCATGCCGGACTTCATCATCTGGCGCCATCCCTTCCCCGGGCCCGGCCTGGCCATCCGCATCATCGGTGAGGTGACCGAGGAACGGCTTGAGATTTTACGCCGAACGGATAAGATCGTGCAAAACGAGCTCGTGGCCTCGGGCTGGTACCGCAAGGTCTGGCAGGGCTTCGCCGTTTTGCTGCCGCTTAAGACCGTCGGGGTCATGGGCGACGGCCGCACCTACGAAAACGTGGCCGCCATCCGGGTGGTGGACAGCCTGGACGCCATGACGGCGGACTGGTCCCGGCTGCCCTCGGAGCTGTTGGCGTCCATGTCGAACCGCATCATCAACGAAGTCAAGGGCGTCAACCGCGTGGTCTTCGACGTCTCCTCCAAGCCGCCGAGCACCATCGAGTGGGAATAG
- the tatB gene encoding Sec-independent protein translocase protein TatB, with translation MFGIGSTELLIILVVALIVIGPSKLPDIMRTLGKGMAEFRRMSTDVKSTLEAEVDRADREQRQAEAKKELYPEKAAEAAPAQPAATVAEAAPAGKQSPSA, from the coding sequence ATGTTCGGCATCGGTTCCACGGAGCTTCTGATCATCCTGGTGGTGGCGCTTATCGTCATCGGTCCCTCCAAGCTGCCCGACATCATGCGGACCCTGGGCAAGGGCATGGCGGAATTCCGCCGCATGAGCACGGACGTCAAATCGACCCTGGAGGCCGAGGTGGACCGGGCCGATCGCGAGCAGCGCCAGGCCGAGGCCAAAAAGGAACTCTATCCGGAAAAGGCCGCCGAGGCCGCCCCGGCGCAGCCGGCCGCCACGGTGGCCGAGGCCGCGCCGGCCGGCAAGCAATCCCCAAGCGCCTGA
- a CDS encoding branched-chain amino acid ABC transporter permease, with the protein MFEQQLVNGFTLGLIYALIAVGYTMVYGVIELINFAHGEIYMLGAFLTLSFVSLGLPLPLAVLLAMLATAAIGVLLDVVAYRPLREAPRLAALITAIGMSIFLQNLAMIIWGSRPLPFPKQVLPAFFAEPALTFSDVTISWMQVTIYVVALALMVGLNLVITKTRTGTAMRALAQNRTAAALMGINVNRVISFTFALGSGMGAVAGVMVSMYYNTMYPTMGYLAGVKAFAAAVLGGIGSVPGAMLGGVALGIAETLGAGYISSPYRDGVAYAVMILVIIFRPSGFLGRSMVEKA; encoded by the coding sequence TTGTTCGAACAGCAGCTCGTCAACGGCTTTACCCTGGGCCTGATCTACGCGCTCATCGCCGTGGGCTACACCATGGTCTACGGCGTGATCGAACTGATCAATTTCGCGCACGGTGAAATCTACATGCTCGGGGCCTTTCTGACCCTGTCCTTTGTTTCCCTGGGCCTGCCCCTGCCCCTGGCGGTGCTTTTGGCCATGCTGGCCACGGCCGCCATCGGCGTGCTGCTCGACGTGGTCGCCTACCGCCCCCTGCGCGAGGCGCCCCGTCTGGCCGCGCTGATTACGGCCATCGGCATGTCCATCTTCCTGCAAAACCTGGCCATGATCATCTGGGGCAGCCGGCCGTTGCCCTTCCCCAAACAGGTCCTGCCGGCCTTTTTCGCCGAGCCGGCCCTGACGTTTTCCGACGTGACCATCTCCTGGATGCAGGTGACCATCTACGTCGTCGCCCTGGCGCTCATGGTGGGCCTCAACCTCGTCATCACCAAGACCCGCACCGGCACGGCCATGCGCGCCCTGGCCCAGAACCGCACCGCGGCGGCGCTGATGGGCATCAACGTCAACCGGGTCATCTCCTTCACCTTCGCCCTGGGCTCGGGCATGGGCGCCGTGGCCGGGGTCATGGTCTCCATGTATTACAACACCATGTACCCGACCATGGGCTATCTGGCCGGGGTGAAGGCCTTCGCCGCCGCCGTGCTCGGCGGCATCGGCTCCGTGCCCGGGGCCATGCTCGGCGGCGTGGCGCTCGGCATCGCCGAAACCCTCGGCGCGGGCTACATTTCCTCGCCTTACCGCGACGGCGTGGCCTACGCGGTCATGATCCTGGTCATCATTTTCCGCCCGTCGGGGTTCCTCGGGCGGTCCATGGTGGAAAAAGCCTAA
- a CDS encoding ABC transporter ATP-binding protein, whose amino-acid sequence MDHILKVEGVSKRFGGLLALADVSFAVERGAILGLIGPNGAGKTTMFNCVAGIYKPTEGRILFAGDGGEKDVAGRKPERMTALGVARTFQNIRLFASLTVLDNVRIGRHCRTSANFFGAVLRTRSQRAEERRIVDEAMECLDFVGLGDAALTSATSLSYGDQRRLEIARALATGPRLLLLDEPAAGMNPRETESLVDLIHAILDRGVTVVLIEHDMKLVMRICKHLVVLDHGVKIADGTPQEVRQNPDVIEAYLGKGAAHA is encoded by the coding sequence ATGGATCATATCCTGAAAGTGGAAGGGGTGAGCAAACGGTTCGGGGGCCTGCTCGCCCTGGCCGACGTGTCCTTCGCCGTGGAGCGGGGGGCCATCCTCGGGCTCATCGGCCCCAACGGCGCGGGGAAAACCACCATGTTCAACTGCGTGGCCGGCATCTACAAGCCGACCGAGGGCCGCATCCTCTTTGCCGGCGACGGCGGGGAAAAGGACGTGGCCGGCAGGAAGCCCGAACGCATGACCGCCCTGGGCGTGGCCCGGACGTTCCAGAACATCCGGCTGTTTGCCTCGCTCACCGTGCTCGACAACGTCCGCATCGGCCGCCACTGCCGCACGTCGGCCAATTTTTTCGGCGCCGTGCTGCGCACCCGCTCCCAGCGGGCCGAGGAACGGCGCATCGTGGACGAGGCCATGGAATGCCTGGATTTCGTGGGCCTGGGCGATGCCGCCCTGACCAGCGCCACGAGCCTCTCCTACGGCGACCAGCGCCGCCTGGAGATCGCCCGGGCCCTGGCCACCGGACCCAGGCTGCTGCTGCTCGACGAGCCGGCCGCCGGCATGAACCCCCGCGAGACCGAGTCCCTGGTCGACCTCATCCACGCCATCCTCGACCGGGGGGTCACGGTGGTGCTCATCGAACACGACATGAAGCTGGTCATGCGCATCTGCAAGCACCTGGTGGTCCTGGACCACGGCGTCAAAATCGCCGACGGCACCCCCCAGGAGGTGCGGCAAAACCCCGACGTCATCGAGGCCTACCTCGGCAAGGGGGCGGCCCATGCTTGA
- a CDS encoding branched-chain amino acid ABC transporter permease: MRGALKTLAFLLAAAALAYPLLPFRDVYVLHVLVLIMVYMVLAMGLNILPGFCGLLDLGFVGFYGIGAYTAGLLTIHYNMSFWLIVPLAALNGAFFGVMLGVPTLRLVGDYFAIVTFGFSELVVLFLTNEIWLTRGPLGIPGIAPVSIDFTWLATLLGVTSRWRYAFRGEVPYYYLGALMVLLVYFGMRRLEDSRLGRAWLAIREDPMAAASCGVDLLAYKVIAFAVSAGIGAMAGAFFARWTLFISPDMFKFWESFLVLCMVVLGGLGNINGALVGAVILIALGEVLRVALPKLGLPTETRFLAYGLIMVLIMRFRPGGIFTQVAETTMQSGLIKELRAKLAARRTA; encoded by the coding sequence ATGCGCGGCGCACTCAAGACACTCGCTTTTCTCCTGGCGGCGGCGGCCCTGGCCTACCCGCTCCTGCCTTTCCGGGACGTCTACGTCCTGCACGTCCTGGTCCTGATCATGGTCTACATGGTCCTGGCCATGGGGCTCAACATCCTGCCCGGCTTCTGCGGCCTGCTGGACCTGGGCTTCGTGGGCTTCTACGGCATCGGCGCCTACACCGCCGGGCTGCTCACCATCCACTACAACATGTCGTTTTGGCTGATCGTGCCCCTGGCCGCCCTCAATGGCGCCTTTTTCGGGGTCATGCTCGGCGTGCCCACCCTGCGCCTGGTCGGCGACTACTTCGCCATCGTCACCTTCGGCTTTTCCGAGCTGGTGGTGCTGTTTCTCACCAACGAGATATGGCTCACGCGCGGCCCCCTCGGCATCCCCGGCATCGCCCCGGTCTCCATCGACTTCACCTGGCTGGCAACGCTGCTGGGCGTGACTTCCCGCTGGCGCTACGCCTTCCGGGGCGAGGTGCCGTACTACTACCTGGGCGCGCTGATGGTCCTGCTTGTCTATTTCGGCATGCGCCGGCTGGAGGATTCGCGCCTGGGCCGGGCCTGGCTGGCCATCCGCGAGGACCCCATGGCCGCCGCTTCCTGCGGCGTGGACCTGCTGGCCTACAAGGTCATCGCCTTTGCCGTCTCGGCCGGCATCGGGGCCATGGCCGGGGCCTTCTTCGCCCGCTGGACCCTTTTCATTTCCCCGGACATGTTCAAGTTCTGGGAATCCTTTCTGGTCCTGTGCATGGTCGTGCTCGGGGGCCTTGGCAACATCAACGGCGCCCTGGTCGGCGCGGTCATCCTCATCGCCCTGGGCGAGGTGCTGCGGGTCGCCCTGCCCAAGCTCGGGCTGCCCACGGAAACGCGTTTTCTGGCCTACGGCCTCATCATGGTGCTGATCATGCGCTTTCGCCCGGGCGGCATCTTCACCCAGGTTGCGGAAACGACCATGCAAAGCGGACTCATCAAGGAATTGCGCGCGAAGCTTGCCGCGCGGCGGACGGCGTAA
- a CDS encoding ABC transporter substrate-binding protein, whose translation MRSRIFSRSIAVVAALGLSLGLSAAAASAADAIKIAVPSPYTGSAAGYGENVKAGVTAKIDEINAAGGVNGKKIELVYLDEQCEPREAATVSTSIANDEAIVGIVGHLCSSAHLAALPTYVREGVPSITPTATSVAISGKNKDEQGKVWSFRNVYRDDFQGIFLADYVDKALGLKKIAVFYENNDYGIGLKDAFAKEAKKLGLTIVGEEAYKKGDQDFTPQLTKLKAAAPQALFIAGYYPEGALIADQAKKIGLSVPKFGADGFDNADYIKLGGAATDDTYLTAPFLAEIAGPDAKKFIDAFKAKYNREVDWMSANAYDAAGMLVEAIAKAGPDRAKIREYLAGINSPEKGYKGVTGVNYFDAGGDCQKPAFVKMVKDGKFVPAPKQMN comes from the coding sequence ATGCGCAGCAGGATTTTTTCGCGGTCGATCGCCGTCGTGGCGGCGCTGGGCCTGAGCCTGGGGCTGTCCGCCGCGGCGGCCTCGGCTGCGGACGCGATCAAGATCGCCGTTCCTTCGCCCTACACCGGCAGCGCCGCCGGCTACGGCGAGAACGTCAAGGCCGGCGTGACCGCCAAGATCGACGAGATCAACGCCGCCGGCGGCGTGAACGGCAAGAAGATCGAACTCGTCTACCTCGACGAGCAGTGCGAGCCCCGCGAAGCCGCCACGGTCTCCACCTCCATCGCCAACGACGAGGCCATCGTCGGCATCGTCGGCCACCTGTGCTCCTCGGCCCACCTGGCCGCCCTGCCGACCTACGTGCGCGAGGGCGTGCCCTCCATCACGCCCACGGCCACCAGCGTCGCGATAAGCGGCAAGAACAAGGACGAACAGGGCAAGGTCTGGTCGTTCCGCAACGTCTACCGCGACGATTTCCAGGGCATCTTCCTGGCCGACTACGTCGACAAGGCCCTGGGGCTCAAAAAAATCGCCGTGTTCTATGAGAACAACGACTACGGCATCGGCCTCAAGGATGCTTTTGCCAAGGAAGCCAAGAAGTTGGGCCTGACCATCGTCGGCGAGGAAGCCTACAAGAAGGGCGACCAGGACTTCACGCCCCAGCTGACCAAGCTCAAGGCCGCCGCGCCCCAGGCCCTTTTCATCGCCGGCTACTATCCCGAGGGCGCGCTCATCGCCGACCAGGCCAAGAAAATCGGCCTGTCCGTGCCCAAGTTCGGGGCCGACGGCTTCGACAACGCCGACTACATCAAGCTCGGCGGCGCCGCCACCGACGACACCTACCTGACCGCGCCCTTCCTGGCCGAGATCGCCGGCCCGGATGCCAAGAAATTCATCGACGCCTTCAAGGCCAAGTACAACCGCGAGGTTGACTGGATGAGCGCCAACGCCTATGACGCGGCCGGCATGCTCGTCGAGGCCATCGCCAAGGCCGGCCCGGACCGCGCCAAGATCCGCGAGTACCTCGCCGGTATCAATTCCCCCGAAAAGGGCTACAAGGGCGTCACCGGCGTCAATTATTTCGACGCCGGCGGCGACTGCCAGAAACCCGCCTTCGTCAAGATGGTCAAGGACGGCAAGTTCGTGCCCGCGCCCAAGCAGATGAACTAG
- the guaB gene encoding IMP dehydrogenase — MEKIIETGLTFDDVLLLPDYSEVLPDEADVSSWLTPEIKLNIPLVSAAMDTVTESRMAISLARSGGVGVVHKNMSIAEQRLEVEKVKKSESGMIISPITVPPEMTVEQALVVMGEYSISGLPVVDGGTLVGIVTNRDVRFVKDSVTKVRDVMTKENLKTVPVGTTLEEAKHHLHQNRIEKLLVVDENNKLRGLITIKDIEKIRKYPNSCKDGHGRLRVGAAIGVGADRDERAESLLAAGADFLVLDSAHGHSKNILDAIRAIKAAFPDSQLVAGNVGTYQGAKALISAGADAVKVGIGPGSICTTRVVAGVGVPQVTAIMEAARACREAGKKLIADGGIKFSGDIVKAIAAGGDTVMMGGLFAGTEESPGETVLYQGRTYKIYRGMGSIDAMREGSSDRYFQEKSKKLVPEGIVGRVPFKGPVTESLYQLVGGLRSGMGYCGCATIADLQEKTKFVRISPAGLRESHVHDVIITKEAPNYRVETY; from the coding sequence ATGGAAAAAATCATCGAAACCGGGCTCACCTTCGACGACGTGCTGCTGTTGCCGGACTATTCCGAGGTGCTCCCCGACGAAGCCGACGTCTCCTCGTGGCTGACCCCGGAGATCAAGCTCAACATCCCCCTGGTCAGCGCCGCCATGGATACCGTCACCGAGTCGCGCATGGCCATTTCCCTGGCCCGCAGCGGCGGGGTGGGCGTGGTCCACAAGAACATGTCCATCGCCGAGCAGCGCCTGGAAGTGGAGAAGGTGAAAAAGTCCGAGTCCGGCATGATCATCTCGCCCATCACCGTGCCGCCCGAGATGACCGTGGAGCAGGCCCTGGTCGTCATGGGCGAGTACAGCATCTCCGGCCTGCCCGTGGTCGACGGCGGCACCCTCGTCGGCATCGTCACCAACCGCGACGTGCGCTTCGTCAAGGACTCCGTGACCAAGGTCCGCGACGTCATGACCAAGGAAAACCTCAAGACCGTGCCCGTGGGCACCACCCTCGAGGAAGCCAAGCACCACCTGCACCAAAACCGCATCGAAAAGCTCCTCGTCGTCGACGAGAACAACAAGCTGCGCGGGCTCATTACCATCAAGGACATCGAGAAGATCCGCAAATACCCCAATTCCTGCAAGGACGGGCACGGCCGCCTGCGCGTGGGCGCGGCCATCGGCGTGGGCGCCGACCGCGACGAGCGGGCCGAGTCCCTGCTTGCCGCCGGGGCCGACTTCCTGGTCCTCGATTCCGCCCACGGCCACTCGAAAAACATCCTCGACGCCATCCGGGCCATCAAGGCCGCCTTCCCCGACAGCCAGCTCGTGGCCGGCAACGTCGGCACCTACCAAGGGGCCAAGGCGCTCATCAGTGCCGGGGCCGACGCGGTCAAGGTCGGCATCGGGCCGGGCTCCATCTGCACCACCCGCGTGGTGGCCGGCGTGGGCGTGCCGCAGGTCACGGCCATCATGGAGGCGGCCAGGGCCTGCCGCGAAGCCGGCAAGAAGCTCATCGCCGACGGCGGCATCAAGTTCTCGGGCGATATCGTCAAGGCCATCGCCGCCGGCGGCGACACGGTCATGATGGGCGGGCTTTTCGCCGGCACCGAGGAAAGCCCGGGCGAGACCGTGCTCTACCAGGGCCGCACCTACAAGATCTACCGCGGCATGGGCTCCATCGACGCCATGCGCGAGGGCAGCTCCGACCGCTACTTCCAGGAAAAATCCAAAAAGCTCGTGCCCGAGGGCATCGTCGGCCGGGTGCCGTTCAAGGGCCCGGTCACGGAAAGCCTCTACCAGCTCGTCGGCGGCCTGCGTTCCGGCATGGGCTATTGCGGCTGCGCCACCATCGCCGACTTGCAGGAAAAGACCAAGTTCGTGCGCATCTCGCCGGCCGGCCTTCGGGAAAGCCACGTCCACGATGTCATCATCACCAAGGAAGCCCCCAACTACCGCGTGGAGACCTACTAG